A segment of the Pseudoalteromonas sp. DL-6 genome:
AATAGCAACGGCTGGTAATGGTGATTAAAAGAAATTAGGGTCTGTTGATCTTTCAAGGTTAAATTTGCAGCAGTCTGTTTGGTATTTAGGCAAGGCAGAGCCTATGTGGTGTGGTTATTCCCCATAAATAGGCGATAACGCAGCATCAATGCCAAACAGGCGCTGCCCGAAGGGTTCTGCCTAGGGGCGATTTACTCTTTGTTGCTTGGTTTTTACTTAGCCCACTAGGTTACAAACCTCGCGCCGCGATTAAACCGCCCCTAGTTTGAACAAATTTTAATCCGCAAAGGTCAACAGACCCTAGTAATGAATAACAGTACGAATACTCTTACCTTCATGCATTAAATCAAAGGCATCGTTAATTTCTTCAAGGCTCATGGTGTGGGTAATAAAGTCATTAAGGGCGAATTCACCCGCCATGTAGCGTTCAACAATTTCAGGAAGTTGCGAGCGACCTTTAACGCCGCCAAAAGCGCTACCACGCCATACACGACCGGTTACTAATTGGAACGGGCGAGTTGAAATTTCTTGGCCAGCACCGGCTACACCAATAATTACTGACTCTCCCCAACCTTTATGACAACACTCAAGGGCAGAGCGCATTACATCAACGTTACCAATACATTCAAATGAGTAGTCAACACCGCCATCGGTCATCTCTACAATCACTTCTTGAATTGGCTTGTCGAAATCTTTTGGATTAATTAAGTCGGTAGCACCGAGTTTAGTCGCAAGATCGAACTTAGAGGTATTAATATCAACACCGATAATACGGCTAGCCCCAGCCATTTTTGCGCCAATAATGGCAGACAAACCAATGCCACCTAGACCAAAAATAGCCACTGTATCGCCCGCTGTTACTTTTGCCGTATTTGTTACAGCGCCCATACCGGTAGTGACACCACAGCCTAATAAACAAATTTCTTCTAACGATGCTTCTTTATTTACTTTAGCTAGTGAGATTTCAGGAAGTACTGTGTACTCAGAAAAGGTTGAGCAACCCATGTAGTGATAAATTGGTTGGCCGTCTTTGAAAAAGCGCGTTGTGCCATCTGGCATTAAGCCTTTGCCTTGTGTTTCGCGTACAGCAGAGCACAAGTTGGTTTTGCCAGAAGTACACATTTTACATTCACCACATTCTGCGGTGTATAAAGGAATAACGTGATCGCCAACTTCTACACTGGTAACGCCTTCGCCCACAGCGTAAACCACCCCAGCGCCTTCATGGCCTAAAATAGCGGGGAAAATACCTTCAGGATCTTCACCTGATAAAGTAAAAGCATCTGTATGGCATACACCTGTGGCAGTGATTTTTACCATCACTTCGCCTTTTTTAGGCATCATCACGTCAACTTCTTCAACGCTTAAAGGCTGATTAGGGCCCCAGGCAATTGCTGCTTTTGATTTTATAAATTCAGACATGTGTATATCCTTTGTAGTGGTTTGAATATCAATTGTAGACCCAAACTGTTTGGGTGATGTGTCTATTGTATTTATTTCTATAATAATGATAATCTCTAAATTAATAAAACACTTTTACAGTATGGTAATAATAATGCGTTGGGAAGGGATTGATGAGTTTATAGCTGTTGGCGAAGAGGGAAGTTTTACTCAAGCTGCACAGGCGTTGGGTTTATCGGTTGCCCATATTAGCCGCCATGTTACTAAGCTTGAACAACGGTTAAATACCCAACTATTAACGCGTACAACCCGAAAAGTTGTATTAACCAAAGAAGGTGAGCAGTTTTTACACCAAGTAAAACAATTACAACAGGCTATGGATGAGGCCACTCAGGGGCTAGCCTCTGTGCAAACATCCCCTAAAGGTAAAATAAAATTAACCGCACCGGTTATGTATGGTGAGAGTTTTATTATGCCTATAGTGCATTCGTTTATGCATGATCACCCAGAAGTAGAAGTAATCGCAACACTCTCTAATGAGCAAGAAAACCTGCTGGAAGGCGGCTTTGATTTAGCCATTCGATTAGGCCATTTAAAAGACTCAAGTCTAAAAGCGCGGCGCTTGAGCTCAAGACGATTTATTATGTGTGCCGCACCGAGCTATTTAGCGCGTTTTGGCGAACCTCATACGCTAGGTGAGCTAAACCAGCATCAATGCTTAATTGGTAACAGTAGTTATTGGCGAGTAAATGAAAATGGTCGTGATAAGCATATTAAAGTAGCAGGGCGATTGCATTGTAATAGCGGCTGGGCACTGGTTGACGGCGCTAAAAAAGGCTTGGGTATTGTTCAGTTGCCTGATTACTACATTGAAAATGAAATTAAATCCGGTCAGTTAGTACCTATATTAACTGCATACCAACCACAACAAGAAGGGGTATGGGGTGTTTATCCGCCGCGGCAATTTGTTGCTACTAATGTACGCGTTTTACTTGATTATTTAGTAACAGGGTTGAAGGTTTAGCTAGGTTTACGGGTTTGCTCATAATATAGCCAAGTATCAGATTTATAAATTATTTCTTACATTTTTGATGATATTCAATTGCGCTGAGTTCGTGCTACTATAAAGCCACACTTTTAGCATTAATGTTTTAATTAATATGTTTCAACCTGTTAGCCTGTTTATCGGACTTAGATATAGTCGCTCTTCTAAAGGCAATGCGTTTATTTCGTTTATTTCTTTTTTTTCTATTGCAGGTATCGCGATTGGTTTAATGGCGCTCTTTACAGTAAGTAGTGTCATGAACGGCTTTGAAAGCAGCTTGAAAACAAATATGCTCGGGCTCATTCCACACGTTGAAGTGCAGGCCAAACAACACTCTAAAGCGCAGATGAACACCCTTAAAGCTGATCTTGAACAATCACTGTATGTTGAACATGTTAGTTTATACCGCCATGGTGAAGCCATACTGCAAACCAATAAAGACCTGCATGGTGTGTTACTGCAAGGGCTCTATGATAATAATGATTCGCTTTATAAAATCACTGACAAAGTAGTGCAGGGTAATTGGCAAAGCGTATTAAATAATAATTATCACATTGCCATTAGCCGCTATTTAAGCCGTAAACTCGGCGTTGGCTTAGGCGATAAACTGCGCGTTATTATGCCTAATGCATCTACTTATACACCCCTTGGTCGTGTTCCAAGTCAGCGTTTATTCAAAATTGCTGCTATTTACGA
Coding sequences within it:
- a CDS encoding S-(hydroxymethyl)glutathione dehydrogenase/class III alcohol dehydrogenase is translated as MSEFIKSKAAIAWGPNQPLSVEEVDVMMPKKGEVMVKITATGVCHTDAFTLSGEDPEGIFPAILGHEGAGVVYAVGEGVTSVEVGDHVIPLYTAECGECKMCTSGKTNLCSAVRETQGKGLMPDGTTRFFKDGQPIYHYMGCSTFSEYTVLPEISLAKVNKEASLEEICLLGCGVTTGMGAVTNTAKVTAGDTVAIFGLGGIGLSAIIGAKMAGASRIIGVDINTSKFDLATKLGATDLINPKDFDKPIQEVIVEMTDGGVDYSFECIGNVDVMRSALECCHKGWGESVIIGVAGAGQEISTRPFQLVTGRVWRGSAFGGVKGRSQLPEIVERYMAGEFALNDFITHTMSLEEINDAFDLMHEGKSIRTVIHY
- a CDS encoding LysR family transcriptional regulator; protein product: MMRWEGIDEFIAVGEEGSFTQAAQALGLSVAHISRHVTKLEQRLNTQLLTRTTRKVVLTKEGEQFLHQVKQLQQAMDEATQGLASVQTSPKGKIKLTAPVMYGESFIMPIVHSFMHDHPEVEVIATLSNEQENLLEGGFDLAIRLGHLKDSSLKARRLSSRRFIMCAAPSYLARFGEPHTLGELNQHQCLIGNSSYWRVNENGRDKHIKVAGRLHCNSGWALVDGAKKGLGIVQLPDYYIENEIKSGQLVPILTAYQPQQEGVWGVYPPRQFVATNVRVLLDYLVTGLKV